One Triticum dicoccoides isolate Atlit2015 ecotype Zavitan chromosome 5B, WEW_v2.0, whole genome shotgun sequence genomic window carries:
- the LOC119305360 gene encoding transcription repressor OFP8-like gives MSSTRARRSGGRQFAVGGRWRHVAVVDTGCGCRPRRPRLPLMSLPSFLRPSVTRSGSSSRSSSLFPSSASTASSASAATYSSYSSSGNYANYPASAHVYKHHQEPAVPYGVTAKASAPVARNKVGSKAKKRREKMAAAAEVEEEEDVGVAVEKESSDPRADFRDSMVQMVVEMGLCDWDGLRCMLRRLLALNAPRHHAAILAAFAEVCAQLASEPRPPPPPAYQYDYYY, from the coding sequence ATGTCATCGACGAGAgcgcggcggagcggcggccggcAGTTCGCGGTGGGCGGCCGGTGGCGGCACGTGGCCGTGGTGGACACGGGGTGCGGGTGCCGCCCGCGCCGGCCGAGGCTGCCGCTCATGAGCCTGCCCTCCTTCCTCCGGCCGTCGGTCACCAGAAGCGGCAGCAGCTCCCGCTCGTCGTCCTTATTCccctcctccgcctccaccgcgTCGTCTGCCTCCGCCGCCACCTACTCCTCGTACTCCTCCTCCGGTAACTATGCCAACTACCCCGCCTCCGCCCACGTCTACAAGCACCACCAGGAGCCTGCAGTGCCCTACGGGGTCACGGCCAAGGCGTCGGCGCCGGTTGCGAGGAACAAGGTGGGCAGCAAGGCGAAGAAGAGGCGCGAGAAGATGGCAGCGGCGGccgaggtggaagaggaggaggacgtcGGGGTGGCGGTAGAGAAGGAGTCGTCGGACCCCCGGGCCGACTTCCGTGACAGCATGGTGCAGATGGTGGTGGAGATGGGGCTCTGCGACTGGGACGGCCTCCGCTGCATGCTTCGCCGCCTGCTCGCCCTCAACGCGCCGCGCCACCACGCCGCCATCCTCGCTGCCTTCGCCGAGGTCTGTGCCCAGCTCGCCTCGGAgcctcgcccgccgccgcctccggcgTATCAATACGACTACTACTACTGA